One Chanodichthys erythropterus isolate Z2021 chromosome 10, ASM2448905v1, whole genome shotgun sequence DNA segment encodes these proteins:
- the elf3 gene encoding ETS-related transcription factor Elf-3 isoform X1, whose product MASSELSLILNNANANLYPEPLSMTAPVSRPPHLSEITFSGSNTMAGPWDQVNPQMWTRQNVLEWIAFHVEDSRFDASLLNMSYCSMDGLTLCATSKEMLMGIFGQGFGERLHQSLENLKARYANDLSENTVLSESELDILENILQDSFPFMHGPNLGPLLETVVVQTSIPTDNSESKYSYFDEYTNQLTPESDHGYDSLTESFQSSHAGSFLNPSSPESNSSDSDPEYSEIPYSVGTKTSVKQEPGKCQKRGRGRPPKLRDSEGFDHFIQSKKSKHAPRGTHLWEFIRDILIHPEQNQGLMKWEDRRDGVFKFLKSEAVAQLWGQKKKNSSMTYEKLSRAMRYYYKREILERVDGRRLVYKFGKNSTGWRVEETGY is encoded by the exons ATGGCATCAAGTGAACTTAGTCTAATTCTCAACAACGCAAATGCCAACTTGTACCCTGAACCGTTGAGCATGACAGCGCCCGTGTCCAGACCACCACATCTCTCCGAGATCACCTTCAGCGGCAGCAACACAATGG CAGGTCCCTGGGACCAGGTGAACCCACAAATGTGGACCAGGCAGAACGTCCTCGAGTGGATCGCCTTTCACGTGGAGGACAGCAGGTTTGATGCCAGTCTGCTGAATATGAGCTACTGTAGCATGGACGGGCTCACACTCTGCGCGACGTCCAAAGAAATGTTGATGGGCATATTTGGACAGGGGTTTGGGGAACGGCTTCACCAGAGTCTTGAGAACCTAAAGGCCAGATATG CTAATGACCTTTCTGAGAACACAGTTCTAAGTGAATCTGAATTAGATATACTGGAGAACATCCTGCAGGATTCATTTCCCTTCATGCACGGACCAAACCTTGGACCACTGTTGGAAACGGTGGTGGTCCAAACCTCAATCCCAACAG ACAATTCAGAAAGCAAGTACAGCTACTTCGACGAGTACACCAACCAGCTGACTCCAGAGAGTGACCACGGCTATGACTCTCTAACTGAGAGTTTTCAGAGTTCTCACGCTG GCAGCTTCCTGAACCCGAGCTCACCCGAGTCCAACAGCAGCGATTCCGACCCCGAATACTCCGAGATACCTTATTCCGTTGGCACCA AGACCTCTGTAAAACAAGAGCCAGGAAAGTGCCAGAAGAGAGGCAGAGGACGCCCTCCAAAGCTCAGGGATAGTGAGGGATTCGACCACTTCATTCAGTccaaaaaaagcaaacatg CTCCAAGAGGAACCCACCTTTGGGAGTTTATCAGAGACATCCTGATCCATCCGGAGCAGAACCAGGGCCTGATGAAGTGGGAGGACCGCAGGGACGGCGTCTTCAAGTTCCTGAAGTCCGAAGCTGTTGCTCAGCTTTGGgggcagaagaagaagaacagcaGCATGACGTACGAGAAGCTCAGTAGAGCCATGAG GTATTACTACAAGCGAGAGATTCTGGAGAGGGTGGATGGACGCAGGCTCGTCTACAAGTTTGGAAAGAACTCCACCGGTTGGAGAGTGGAGGAGACTGGATACTAA
- the elf3 gene encoding ETS-related transcription factor Elf-3 isoform X2 — protein MASSELSLILNNANANLYPEPLSMTAPVSRPPHLSEITFSGSNTMGPWDQVNPQMWTRQNVLEWIAFHVEDSRFDASLLNMSYCSMDGLTLCATSKEMLMGIFGQGFGERLHQSLENLKARYANDLSENTVLSESELDILENILQDSFPFMHGPNLGPLLETVVVQTSIPTDNSESKYSYFDEYTNQLTPESDHGYDSLTESFQSSHAGSFLNPSSPESNSSDSDPEYSEIPYSVGTKTSVKQEPGKCQKRGRGRPPKLRDSEGFDHFIQSKKSKHAPRGTHLWEFIRDILIHPEQNQGLMKWEDRRDGVFKFLKSEAVAQLWGQKKKNSSMTYEKLSRAMRYYYKREILERVDGRRLVYKFGKNSTGWRVEETGY, from the exons ATGGCATCAAGTGAACTTAGTCTAATTCTCAACAACGCAAATGCCAACTTGTACCCTGAACCGTTGAGCATGACAGCGCCCGTGTCCAGACCACCACATCTCTCCGAGATCACCTTCAGCGGCAGCAACACAATGG GTCCCTGGGACCAGGTGAACCCACAAATGTGGACCAGGCAGAACGTCCTCGAGTGGATCGCCTTTCACGTGGAGGACAGCAGGTTTGATGCCAGTCTGCTGAATATGAGCTACTGTAGCATGGACGGGCTCACACTCTGCGCGACGTCCAAAGAAATGTTGATGGGCATATTTGGACAGGGGTTTGGGGAACGGCTTCACCAGAGTCTTGAGAACCTAAAGGCCAGATATG CTAATGACCTTTCTGAGAACACAGTTCTAAGTGAATCTGAATTAGATATACTGGAGAACATCCTGCAGGATTCATTTCCCTTCATGCACGGACCAAACCTTGGACCACTGTTGGAAACGGTGGTGGTCCAAACCTCAATCCCAACAG ACAATTCAGAAAGCAAGTACAGCTACTTCGACGAGTACACCAACCAGCTGACTCCAGAGAGTGACCACGGCTATGACTCTCTAACTGAGAGTTTTCAGAGTTCTCACGCTG GCAGCTTCCTGAACCCGAGCTCACCCGAGTCCAACAGCAGCGATTCCGACCCCGAATACTCCGAGATACCTTATTCCGTTGGCACCA AGACCTCTGTAAAACAAGAGCCAGGAAAGTGCCAGAAGAGAGGCAGAGGACGCCCTCCAAAGCTCAGGGATAGTGAGGGATTCGACCACTTCATTCAGTccaaaaaaagcaaacatg CTCCAAGAGGAACCCACCTTTGGGAGTTTATCAGAGACATCCTGATCCATCCGGAGCAGAACCAGGGCCTGATGAAGTGGGAGGACCGCAGGGACGGCGTCTTCAAGTTCCTGAAGTCCGAAGCTGTTGCTCAGCTTTGGgggcagaagaagaagaacagcaGCATGACGTACGAGAAGCTCAGTAGAGCCATGAG GTATTACTACAAGCGAGAGATTCTGGAGAGGGTGGATGGACGCAGGCTCGTCTACAAGTTTGGAAAGAACTCCACCGGTTGGAGAGTGGAGGAGACTGGATACTAA